Sequence from the Candidatus Binataceae bacterium genome:
TGGCATCTCGGCTACGACGTGGTCGTGACCAGCGAATGGGGCACGCCGAAGATGGTCGAAAATGGCGTCGTGCCGGAGCTTCTGCTCGGCGGCAAATACGGTCACGCGCTGCATCTGTGGGATCTGCGGCGCCGGCGGCATCTGCGCACACTCGATCTCGGCGCTGAAAATCAAATGGCGCTGGAGCTGCGCCCATCGCATGATCCGACCAAGACCTACGGCTTCGTCGGCGTCGTGATCTCGACGAAAGATCTCTCGTCCTCGGTATGGCTCTGGTATCGGGAAGGCGAGAAATGGGACATCAAGAAAGTCGTCGAGATTCCGGCCGAGCCTGCCGATCCCGACGTGCTGCCGCCCGCTCTCAAACCGTTCAAGGCTGTGCCACCTCTAGTCACCGACATCAACCTCAGTCTCGATGACAAGTTTCTCTACGTCGCATGCTTCGGCACCGGCGATATGAAGCAATACGACGTAAGTGATCCGTTCAACGCGAAGCTCACCGGCTCGGTGCGCCTGGGCGGTATCGTCTCGCACGCGGCGCATCCGAAGAGCGGCCCGCTCAACGGCGGCTCGCAGATGGTCGAGCTGAGCCGCGACGGCCGCCGCCTCTACGTCACGAATTCGCTTTACGGCGCGTGGGACGAACAGTTCTATCCCGAGGGTATCAAGGGATGGGCGACGAAGCTCGATTGTAATCCCGCGGGTGGTATGGCGGCCGATCCTAATTTCTTCACGACGTTCGACGGCGAGCGGCCGCATCAGATGCGCCTCGAGGGCGGTGACTCTTCGTCGGATTCGTTCTGCTATCCGTGAGCGCGGCGTGGCCGTGGCTCGCGGTCGTGGGCCTCGGCGCGTATCACGGGCTCGATCCGTCGATGGGATGGCTGTTCGCGGTCGCGCTCGGCTTGCAGGAGCGGAGCCGCGCCCGCGTGATTCGAGCGCTGGGGCCGATCGCGCTCGGTCATCTGCTGTCGATTGCGGCAATCGTTGCGATCGTCGTCGGAATCAGCGCGATCGTTGCGATCAGTTACGTACGCCCTGCCGGTGCGGTGCTGCTTATTTTGTTCGGCATCTTCCGACTGCTAAGGCCGCAAGCGCATCCGCGATGGGTTGCGATGCGCGTGAACTCCGCCGAGCTTACGCTGTGGTCATTCCTGATGTCGTCGGCGCACGGCGCGGGCCTGATGCTCTTTCCGATCCTGCTGCGCATCGAGCCAAACATGTGCGTCAGTCCGATGCTTCCGACGTCGCATCCGATCGCGCAGGCCACGGCTGTGGTCCTGCTCCACACCGCCGCGATGCTCGTCGTGATGGGCACGGTCGCGGTTCTCATTTATCAATACGTCGGCCTTGCGATCCTGCGCAGCGCCTGGATCAACCTCGATACAATCTGGGCCGGCGCCCTCGTCGCCGCAGGGCTTCTCTCGCTGGCGATTTGAGGCTGGACTCTAACTCGCGGTGCGCTTCCAGCCGCTGCGCCTATCAGGTGCGTAGGATAAATCGAAAATCTCGATCGCGCGCTTGCTCTTTTTGCCGTTAAAGCTCGCGGCCAGGCCGAACAGTAGTTTTCGCGCTTCGCCACCTTTTTTGGCAGTTAGGGCGCAGGCTCTGACCAGACGATCAGTGCTTTTGCCGAAACTCTTTGTGCCCATTCTCCACGCGCGAGAGGTGTTCCGGTGTCACGCCGATAAGCTGCGCAAAATCCTGAGCCGCCAATCCGGCTTGCTTTCGCAAGAATCTGATCTCATCACCACGAAGCAAGCCGGGTCGCTTCGTTATTTCGTCGGCCAACGATGTGTACAGTTGGGTGACTCGCGGAATAATTGGAGCCTCTTCATGTCCGTTCGGGCAGACGTACACATAGATCCCGTGCAGGAACAACTCGCGCAGCCCGCTTTGTCGGTAGCGATATGGATCGTCGCGCGTCGCGCGCCGCTTCTTCATTTCAGCCTTGCAGTAACCGCAATTCATCGTGGTTTCTTCGCCTTGGAACTAGCGGGCTGGAACGATCGTGAACGGTGACCAACGTCATGAAGCTACCCTCAAATTCGAATACCGCGGCCATCTTGCTGCCGTCCACGGACTTTCCCGAGAGCTTATATCTCCATAAGCCTTCGACGAGGCGATGGCTGGTGACATTTCCGGTTTCGAAAATCAGGTGCGCCAAATCCTGATCGTCATATCAGCGCTGCTCCATACGATTTTGTGCGTGTAACGATGGGACATAGTTCCCGTCGAGCCAGAACCGTTGGATTCGC
This genomic interval carries:
- a CDS encoding selenium-binding protein SBP56-related protein, which gives rise to MALWKPDQTFYPSPRMAMNAPREKLAYMVTFNPKHDSSRHDALCVLDLDPESKTYAQIVGRAEVPGVGDELHHFGWNACSAALCPYAPHPHIERRYLLVPGLRSSRIYIFDTKPEPRNPKLIKTIEAEEIAHATGYSRPHTIHCGPDAIYVSALGTPSGDGPGGIFLLDHESFDVLGRWEVDRGPQQLAYDFWWHLGYDVVVTSEWGTPKMVENGVVPELLLGGKYGHALHLWDLRRRRHLRTLDLGAENQMALELRPSHDPTKTYGFVGVVISTKDLSSSVWLWYREGEKWDIKKVVEIPAEPADPDVLPPALKPFKAVPPLVTDINLSLDDKFLYVACFGTGDMKQYDVSDPFNAKLTGSVRLGGIVSHAAHPKSGPLNGGSQMVELSRDGRRLYVTNSLYGAWDEQFYPEGIKGWATKLDCNPAGGMAADPNFFTTFDGERPHQMRLEGGDSSSDSFCYP
- a CDS encoding helix-turn-helix domain-containing protein, yielding MNCGYCKAEMKKRRATRDDPYRYRQSGLRELFLHGIYVYVCPNGHEEAPIIPRVTQLYTSLADEITKRPGLLRGDEIRFLRKQAGLAAQDFAQLIGVTPEHLSRVENGHKEFRQKH